Within the Drosophila melanogaster chromosome 3R genome, the region TGGCGGCTACCGATGATCCCTAATTCCCAAAAATGTAGACCATAAACGACTGATCCTCTTGTAAACTACTAACATTACATGTCTTTAATCGCACGCATACCCCAGTTTAATTTATTGCGAAATTTAACGAATTTGTTAATTATTGCAAATGGGCaggtatttataaaataaactaaatatgCCATCTATTTGCCAGCAAATCTCGCGTGTCGATTTCGCTTTTTGGGAATCTGGGTTAGGTGTTTCACTTTCAATGTGTTCGTGATTAGCCATTTTAGGTTCACATTATAGTCAAATTAATCAGATAGATAATGAGGGCAACGGACTAAGTCTAATGAATTATTATTACAgcattatattatatagttTGTGACGTATATTTGGTATTaccatttgtttaatttaaaaattaaatattcaatagaGTACATTACTGTCAACGCTttgttacaaaatattgcaTACTAGATATACACTTTAACGATGATCTAGTTAAACTTTAGTTATAGACCGTCAACGcatatatactatattatAAATTCATCAGTACTTTGTTCCAATTTGTggtaatataattataatagctTACCTATGCTTCGATATTATTGAACTGTCAACCGCTTCTGAACGTCTCAATAATGGGATTGTGATCTTGCCCTCAATCCCCGCAAGAAGTACGCCCATGTGGCAGGTAACCAGGCATCAGACCCAGACACACGCGACACTCGATTGCCATTAGCTTCCAATCTAGTCATCAAATGTGCCGGCTATATATCTGTCTATATATCGCCACCACTGCGATCCGCAGGCCGGTGACAATTAACGTGGTCAATCGGCGTGAAAACCATGTCGAAGTCATCATGGATGAGCCGAGTCGGGCGCTTGGATCAGTTCAACCGAAGCCCCAGAACGGTGAGGTCGCAAGTTTCTCACATTCGAGTCCTAACTTAACCAGTTTAGAATGCTCATTAAACTGATATTGGCGTTGGTAATTGGTTATGGCGGCATTTTTGCGCCTGGCAGTGCACAAAATCTGTTGGATCGACTGCGTCCGGTGAATATGACCCGCTTCGATGATGGCATTAAAGTCGTTTCCGGCACCAAAGTGAAGCGCTATGAGCGCCTGACGGTTCCGCTGGGTGGTCCTGTCGGCATTCCAGGAGCCGCTGGCCTTTTGGGACCTCTGCTGCCTCCTCAGCCGTCGTATTTGGGATACACCTATGTGAGTATTTATGgttttcaaattaaactttatgaCCCCGTCATAATTTGTAAATTACACAGTCATTTAACTAAGCGTTTAGATTTCTTTTGTGCTCCAGCCATAGAATTACATTATATTGTGCAgattcaatttcaatgaaaGAATGTGTATTTCCCCCACTCGCACATTTTTTGCAACtgccatttaattttataatgatgTGAAATGCTAATTGCATATAACTATTCTCTTTTTTGCAAGCCATACACTTTTTACCCCAACATTTGAATTGTTTAAGCAGTTTGATCTTGATTTTTAtactataatatttattatatttgatttatattttccaGCAGTTGGTGCCTCAATGGCAGGCGGGTGCAAAACTGATGGGCGATGGCGAAGGAGCGGGCGTGGCCGGAATGATATCCTTTGTGCAGCTGCCCTACAACTCGGACATTAGGGTGACGATCAATGTGACTGGATTGCCACCCGGTAAACATGCCCTGCATATTCACACCTTTGGCGATCTCAGCGATGGTTGCAAGTCCACCGGTGGACAGTTTCCCAATAACTTTGTAAGATCCAGtggaaatgattttaaattttatgtgATTTAATTAAGCCTTTGGAGTTGTACAGCTCGGTAATGTGGACACCAAGGATGATGGCAGCATCTCGGCGGTCTTTCAGAGCATTTACCTGCAATTGTTTGGCATCAATGGGATCGTTGGGCGTTCCATAGTGATACACAGCAAAGCAATCGATCTGAATACTGCCCTAAATGCAGAGGTATTTTCCTCCTCCCTGCAAGCCATGCCAAATCCCCTGGCCTATCAGAACGAGGAGAATTCACTGGGTCCTGCCATCGCCTGTGGGGTTATAAGTATTATGAGCACAGCCGCCAGTTCATCAGGTATGGCAACAGCTGCACCAGCACCACCTGCAATGGAAAATCCAGAGATTTAACTTGTAATTATATCATtcctttaataaataatttgtagtTACTCAATTGAGGCTTTGATCAGAGTCAGTGATCAGTGTCCAATCATCTTGTTTTACTATGTTATGTTCACTTAAATCTGTATGCTTCATTGCGAGCTcaaacatatatatagtgCTTTCAAATCATATTTTTCGGCATAGTTGTTATGAAAAGCATCAGTGGCCTATTTTTCATCAattcgaaatatatttatggtattataatatttatttaaattacagCCAGAGTCTTATAAGTGGCCAAACTGTTGGGTTATTTCAACTTGATCGCTCAATATTATTTTCGAGCTTATCGAATTCAGCTCAGCTTTAATGGCCATTACGTGCGGCGCATGCGCAAAGGTCTGGGTCGCCCAATGGGCCAAAACTTTCTTCGTCGGCTGCCCGCGAATCGAGTGGCCAGTTGCCCGTGGCGGTTCGCGATGTCCAAACGcgaaagtaaaagttttgcCAGCCTGGTGCTGATAGTACTACTGATTTTCGCTTCAAACCCGTCTCAATGTGAGTCCTCCAAGGACGATTTCCCGCAGGCCAAGTTCGAATGGCCCTCGTTTGCCTGGATGCGAAATAAAACCACAAAGGGTACACCCGCGTTGGATCTGAAGAACGACTACAGCCAGATGGAGTTGGCCAACTTTGGGGACTTTGATCGTCATCCCTGCAGAAGAGTTTGCCAGCAGGGCCAATCGCAGAACTGCTACTACCAACTGGTGGTGCACAATTACCAGCGACTCGGACCGGAGTGCCAGAGATGCCAGTTCGATGAGAGGGCCTGTGCTTCGGAGCATTGTATTTATGGCGATGGAGTGGCAAATCCAGTGATGGCTGTTAATCGCATGGTTCCTGGACCTTCCATAGAGCTCTGCGAAAACGATACTGTTGTCGTGGATGTGTTGAATTATCTAAGTGAGCCAACAACGATGCACTGGCATGGAGTGCATATGCATAGAACTCCCGAAATGGATGGAGCACCCTTCATTACCCAGTATCCTTTGCAGCCCGGTGAGGTTCAGCGCCACGAATTCAAAGTGGATCGAAGTGGTTCGTTGTGGTACCACAGCCATGTGGGTTGGCAGCGGGGATTCGGAGTGGCTGGTGCCTTTGTAGTGCGCCAAACCAGTCAGGAGAATCAGCATTCACAGCTTTATGATTATGATCTTGTGGAGCACACCCTTATGATCCAGGATATATTCTACGAATACAACCTGCAGGATGTACGGAATATTCTGGTGAACGGAAAGGGTCGCAATCATCTCAGCCAATTGCCCGACAATGATAACCGTCATCGGTATGAACGACTTCGAGTTACTCCAGGCTATCGCTATAGGATGCGAGTTATCCTGAACGGAATAGCCAATTGTCCTGTGGAGTTCTCCATCGAACAGCACAGGCTCTTGATGATCAGCACCGATGGTAATGACATTGAACCCGTGCTGGCAGATGGTTTCTTCTTGACCTCCGCGGAGcgatttgatttcgttttggAAGCTAATCAGTACAAGAAAAACTATTGGATCAGGATCAAAGGCTATGAGCAGTGTGAGAATCGAAATATTTATCAAGGAGCCGTGCTCAGTTACCGCGGATCTGCTCGCTCTGAGTTGCCACAGGGTGATATCCTGGATAAGCCAAGTAGCAGGGCTGCAGATGAGGATCTAATCCTGGTCAACGATTTCCGATTTAAGCCTGCAAATTCCACGGCCATATCGTCACTTCGCCAATCCTTAGATAAGGATAACAATGTTGGTACCGTGGCGTTGCGATCCGTGGATCCTGTGCCCTGGACTCGTTACACCAAGTTCTTGACCCATTACTCCAGTTTCGGTTCGAGAACAGCGCCAAACGGAGAGGTACTCTTTCAAATCAGTGATATTTCGTACAATTCGCCGGGAATATCACTGTTGCAGGGCAGGCATCTCTACCAGGACGATAGATACTTCTGCAACAAGAGCTCCCTGGCCGCAGAAGGACGAAATTGTGAGCGTGAGCTTTGCGAGTGTGTTAATGTAATGAGGCTTCCGGCCTATCGTCCTCTGGAGATGGTTGTAGCCAATTATTTGGACAGCACACATCCCTTCCACATACACGGATTTACATTCCGTTTGGTGGGCCAAGGAGTGCTGGGTAATCTCAACGATTTGCGCAATGTGAGTAGAGATTGTAGATTTACGAAGGGTCTTCTAGAAATACGTTATCCTTGTTCTGTTCTTATAGATTCAGGAGCTGGATCGCAGAGGACGTCTTCCTCGTTTATCGGAAGACAGCGCTGCCGTTGCCAAGGATACTGTGCAAATTCCTGGACAGGGATACATAATAGTTCGATTCATCTCAAACAATCCTGGATTTTGGCTATATCATTGCCATGTTGAAGCACACGCCGTCCAAGGAATGGTGGCGGTGCTGAAGATCGGTGAGGATCATCAGATGAAAAACATTCCGGCACGTGTGCGCTGTtgagtatttatttttaatataatcaTTCCGCCCACTTAAAATGCCCACTTTATGTATCTGGGTGACCTGATTTTGCCAAATAGAGTTTACAGATTatttatatcatttttatttattaactaaTTATTCAACAAATAAATTGGTGATTAAAGTTACTAATTGTACTTCCCTTTTTTATCTGTAACCTCCTCAAGTTCCagttaatcaaataaaaggTTTCCTTTACGCAAAAGCTTGTTAATTCAAGAACTAATCGCTTTGCCTTAACTTATCGGCCAGAGGCACTTCAAAATGTATTGATAATCAAAATGGAGAATTTACCCCCATCAAATGGGGGCGTTGTTTTGGTTATTAAGCCCCATTTATAGATTTTAAGAGCGGTAGTTGTATATTTTACGGCCTCTACTTGTTACTGGGGAAAATTGGGTTTTGATTACAAAAGTCGGCTGACATCTATCgaattatttgaatttgaatgaAGTGAAGTATAAATCTGATTGAGCTTTTCAACATTGAAGTGAGTCTACTTGGAGATGTCTAAGTTGCATCCGTTGAAGATAAGATTGGATTTAGTTAGATTTACATAATATTAACTCTTGGTAACTTATAACTAAATTAACTGTCGGAGGTTGTACGATAATTAATCTTGAGAGCAAAAAGTGTCGAGCATACACGCGAAAACTCAAGAATACCACTTGGCACTCGAAAAAACCGTTTTTATCACTAGTATTAGTGATGGAGAAATTGAAACTTTCCTGTACACAAGTTAAGTAGGTTCTAAGCTCGCGCGGAAATCCCCCATGTGCCTCATCAACAGGGATATATGGATTCTTATTTTACTATCCGATAATGTTTCTTATGTTCCGACCCCACTTAAGTTTATTCCTTTTTAATTGGCTTATGTAGTTGATCGGCTCGTATCAAATTAAGTACTTAACTAAAGTGCTTGACTAAACTGTTTATAAGGGAATGGTTATCAGAAAATTTTCACCAGTTGAGTCGCAAAATGTATAGATCACACATCGCTGTCATTTGTGCCTTCGTGGGCATATTCGTGGGGACAGTTGTCCAGTCTGCTCCTTTTTCCAATGATCCTGCAGAGGTCCCAAACTTCTATGAATTGTTCAATAATCCCGATGCACACTTATCCTTGACCAATGGTCCCGACACGGTATGTTTGACTCACCTTTCTTTAGattattgtattaaatatatgCTCTCTGCAGATCCATTTCATCGAGGAACATGGTTATCCAGTTGAGCGACACTATGTGACCACTGAAGATGGCTACATTATCAGCCTCTTCCGAATTCCATACTCGCACAATATCCAAAACCAGCAAGAAAAGAGGCCCATTGCTTTCATTCAACACGGTCTTTTTGCCAGCTCCGACTTTTGGCCAAGCTTGGGACCGGATGATGGACTTCCTTTCCTGCTCTCCGATGCTGGATACGATGTTTGGCTGGGCAATGCTCGTGGAAACAGATACTCGAAAAACCATACCTCTCGTCTGACAAGTCATCCGGACTTCTGGCGCTTCAGTTGGCACGAGATTGGATACTTTGATATTGCCGCAGCTATTGACTATACCCTGTCCACGGAGAACGGACAGGATCAGAAGGGTATCCACTACATAGGACACTCCCAAGGCACCACGGTTATGTTTGTGCTGCTGTCCTCAAGACCGGAATATAACGACAAGATCAAGACGGCTCACATGCTGGCTCCTGTGGCATTTATGGATCACATGGACGATGTTATGGTCAACACCTTGTCTCCTTACCTCGGTTTTAACAATATCTACTCGACCCTCTTCTGTTCTCAAGAATTCTTGCCCCACAACGATTTCGTCCTGGCTCTGATGTACAGTGTTTGTCTTCCGGAATCGATTGTTTACAGCTTTTGCAGCAGCAGTAATGAAACAACTACTGAGGAAGGAAGAACTAATTCGGTGAGTACATCGAATTCCTTtcttatttatgtatttatttattcatattatcTATTTACCAAAAAGACCGCCTCTGCGTTGACTTCTGGAGTGATGCCTGCTGGTGTTTCCACGGATCAAATCCTGCACTACATGCAGGAGCATCAATCGGGACATTTCCGGCAGTTCGATTTTGGCACCAAAAAGAATATGAAGGTCTATGGAACGGAAGCCCCAGAGGATTACCCAACTGAGCTAATCACGGCTGAGATGCATCTGTGGTATTCGGACAGCGATGAGATGGCCGCAGTTGAGGATGTCCTGAGGGTGGCGGAAACGCTGCCCAACAAGGTGATGCACCATATGGAGGATCCACTATGGGATCATATGGACTTCGCTCTCAACTGGGAGGTGCGCCAATATATCAATGATCCGATTGTAGCCATTCTAAACGAGTACGAGGGGAAGTGATACGGACATTGTCCTGGTGCTTAACTTAACTTAGTTTTAATCTAGGTCCACTTCGGTTGATcctatcatatcatatcataaaCGGATGTATAACTCTTTAGCATTGAACAGATTTGCACCTCAAGCTCGACATTTATTTCATTCATACTTAATGTACACATACATGCTTACTCAAATCATAAGAAATCACTCGATTTTTCTTAGTAAAAGTAACTTCCCCATTAACAAGTTTGGGTTATAAAATATACGACTACTGCTTTTTAAATCTAAAAGTGGTTTCTTAATCTTAAACCTTTGAAGGGGGCAcacttttttttagattttctGGACTGGTCAAGTGGCTAAATAGTTGATAAGCTAGAATTAATGAGGCACGTCGTTTTTGAATACGTCAAactaaataacttttaaaatagGTAATTTATTGTTCATTCagaattttatgttttataatttgCCGAAATTCATGAAATATAAATGTTCTAACTATTAACTATTTGAGTATTTATTTCGTTCTGTTTATTACTTTTAGATTAGCACTTTCTGTTATTTGTGGATTATCTTGACagtctaaatatatattatcaAAGCACCGATAGTAAGAGCTACTTGAAA harbors:
- the Sodq gene encoding sodesque, isoform A, whose protein sequence is MLIKLILALVIGYGGIFAPGSAQNLLDRLRPVNMTRFDDGIKVVSGTKVKRYERLTVPLGGPVGIPGAAGLLGPLLPPQPSYLGYTYQLVPQWQAGAKLMGDGEGAGVAGMISFVQLPYNSDIRVTINVTGLPPGKHALHIHTFGDLSDGCKSTGGQFPNNFLGNVDTKDDGSISAVFQSIYLQLFGINGIVGRSIVIHSKAIDLNTALNAEVFSSSLQAMPNPLAYQNEENSLGPAIACGVISIMSTAASSSGMATAAPAPPAMENPEI
- the CG31091 gene encoding uncharacterized protein, isoform C, translated to MYRSHIAVICAFVGIFVGTVVQSAPFSNDPAEVPNFYELFNNPDAHLSLTNGPDTIHFIEEHGYPVERHYVTTEDGYIISLFRIPYSHNIQNQQEKRPIAFIQHGLFASSDFWPSLGPDDGLPFLLSDAGYDVWLGNARGNRYSKNHTSRLTSHPDFWRFSWHEIGYFDIAAAIDYTLSTENGQDQKGIHYIGHSQGTTVMFVLLSSRPEYNDKIKTAHMLAPVAFMDHMDDVMVNTLSPYLGFNNIYSTLFCSQEFLPHNDFVLALMYSVCLPESIVYSFCSSSNETTTEEGRTNSTASALTSGVMPAGVSTDQILHYMQEHQSGHFRQFDFGTKKNMKVYGTEAPEDYPTELITAEMHLWYSDSDEMAAVEDVLRVAETLPNKVMHHMEDPLWDHMDFALNWEVRQYINDPIVAILNEYEGK
- the Mco3 gene encoding multicopper oxidase 3 — translated: MGQNFLRRLPANRVASCPWRFAMSKRESKSFASLVLIVLLIFASNPSQCESSKDDFPQAKFEWPSFAWMRNKTTKGTPALDLKNDYSQMELANFGDFDRHPCRRVCQQGQSQNCYYQLVVHNYQRLGPECQRCQFDERACASEHCIYGDGVANPVMAVNRMVPGPSIELCENDTVVVDVLNYLSEPTTMHWHGVHMHRTPEMDGAPFITQYPLQPGEVQRHEFKVDRSGSLWYHSHVGWQRGFGVAGAFVVRQTSQENQHSQLYDYDLVEHTLMIQDIFYEYNLQDVRNILVNGKGRNHLSQLPDNDNRHRYERLRVTPGYRYRMRVILNGIANCPVEFSIEQHRLLMISTDGNDIEPVLADGFFLTSAERFDFVLEANQYKKNYWIRIKGYEQCENRNIYQGAVLSYRGSARSELPQGDILDKPSSRAADEDLILVNDFRFKPANSTAISSLRQSLDKDNNVGTVALRSVDPVPWTRYTKFLTHYSSFGSRTAPNGEVLFQISDISYNSPGISLLQGRHLYQDDRYFCNKSSLAAEGRNCERELCECVNVMRLPAYRPLEMVVANYLDSTHPFHIHGFTFRLVGQGVLGNLNDLRNIQELDRRGRLPRLSEDSAAVAKDTVQIPGQGYIIVRFISNNPGFWLYHCHVEAHAVQGMVAVLKIGEDHQMKNIPARVRC
- the Sodq gene encoding sodesque, isoform B — translated: MLIKLILALVIGYGGIFAPGSAQNLLDRLRPVNMTRFDDGIKVVSGTKVKRYERLTVPLGGPVGIPGAAGLLGPLLPPQPSYLGYTYLVPQWQAGAKLMGDGEGAGVAGMISFVQLPYNSDIRVTINVTGLPPGKHALHIHTFGDLSDGCKSTGGQFPNNFLGNVDTKDDGSISAVFQSIYLQLFGINGIVGRSIVIHSKAIDLNTALNAEVFSSSLQAMPNPLAYQNEENSLGPAIACGVISIMSTAASSSGMATAAPAPPAMENPEI